The Acidimicrobiia bacterium DNA segment GAACACCAACTGCGTTGGCTCGCTCGCACCGGTCGACCGGATGATCTCAATCGATCCTCCATCGAGCGCGCTGGCGATCCGCAGAGCCGTGAGCGAGTCGACGGCAATAGTGACGTAGAACTGGCCGCTCGATCCAAGTCCGGCGCCGGATGACGGAGCAACATCAAGGACGGGTGCGGCCAGGACGATGTATTCAGCCAGGCCGTCGGCAACGCCGATAACGTCGACAACGTCGTTTTCGTTGATCATTCCACCGGTGGCATGAACCCGGTCCACCGGGATACTCATAGCCCTTTGTTCGGACGGCGCAGCAGCCTCCACGAAATCGGAGACGGAGACGAGTTCTCCCTGCGCGACGGCACGGGCAACAATCCGGTCCTCCAGGTCGAGCAGGTACTCCGCCGGGACGAGGGTGGATAGGACATTCGGATCCACCTGGACTTCGACCATCCGAAATGCGTCGGCGCTGACCTTCGTGCCGCGCACGAGGTCCGCAACTGCCACCGCGACAAGGGAGGTCTCATCCCTCGCCCGCAACAGGGCGAAGTTGACGAGCACGGCCAGCAGGCCGGCGGTGACCATGATGAGATGCCCCATCGACAGTCGACCGGTCAACGACGGGCGGGTCCGGTGGGCTGGTTTCGACTGCTCAACCGTCATTTCCTCGTTAGCCTTTCACCCGACACACTCAACAACAGTGACGGAAAGATGGATTGGGACGATCCAGATTTCGACGAACTCGCTTCGGAGCTTCGCCAGCAGGTCGGGGGAGAATTTCGACTCGAGGCCGAAGCGGTTGAAGACGATGCGACGCGGCATGCTCTGCGGCGTAGAACATTGCAGGACGTCGCGTTTGAACTCATGAACCGCGGCGATGAGGTCGGCGCCACCGGCGCCGGCGTCTCGCTCACTGGCACCGTCACGCACGTTGCCGGTGACCTGGCCATCATCCAAACTCCCCACTCACTCGCCAACGTCAACCTCGCCGGTCTCGTCTCATTGCGGGTTGTTCGCCGCCATCAGGAGGGCGGACTAGGTCGTGCTAACGGCTCTCCATCGTACCGATCTCGAATGCTCGAACTTGAAATGTCCGGGGAATTCATCGAGATCTTCTCCTCCGTTTCAGACCCACTCACCGGAACCATCCGCGTCGTCGGCGCCGACCACATCGTGGTCGTGGACCGCAATCAGACGGAGTGGTTCATCCCGCTCTCGACCATCGTCTTCACTCTTCAACACTGATTTCTTCGGGGGCTTCGACGGCCGGATGGGCCTTGAGGAACTCGAACACCTCGTCCCGGAAAAACTTGAACGCACGACCGCCCGGCAGGCGGTAGGCCGGAATACGGCCTTCGCGGGCATACATGCGAACCATTTGCACGTTCATCCCCAGCAGTTCTGCCACCTGGGCGGCATCGAGAATCGGTGGGTAGTCCTCCGCCATCGGCAACTCCTTCAGGTAGTCGACGATAGTTTACAACACGCAGCGCCGCTTTGTCGGCCAAATCGCTCCTTCTTGCGTGGTAAATGTGCGGTCTGCGACCGGAATCCACGCAAGAACGGGGTGACCGCTAGCCGAACCGGACCAGGCCTTCTGCCAGGGCGGCGGGTGTATCGACGCTGAACCACGAGCGACCATCTTCACCCCAGGACCGCCATTCAGGTTCGTCGATTATCAGGGCGCCCGCCTTCACGGCTTTCCACAATGGGACGCCATCGGCCACCGCCCGGGATACCGCGTCGAATACGTCGGGTGTGTAGAGCGCGCAAGTGATTTGGAGCACTTCGTCGTGGGGCACGGTGGTCCGGTCCTGCCGCGCCAGTCCGGCCAGGGTCTCGACCCGGAGGAACGGCTGATCGACCGCCACCACCAGCACCGGGCGCCCCTCGGAAACCCGCAAGGCGGTCGCCACGCCGGCAGCAGGGCCGAGCGGGCCGAGGCGATCATCGGGAACACATTCGATGCCGGCCAGGGTTCCCTCCCGGCCGACCACCACTACCTCCCCGCACACCGCTTCGAGCGCCCGCGCCGCATGTGTAACCAGCGGTTCACCGCGCAGTACGACCAGGGCCTTGTCGACGCCCATGCGGGTCGAGGCCCCTCCGGCGAGAATGACCCCGAGCGGCCCCGGATTCGCCCCCTCTTGCGTGAGAAAGGAGCGCTCAGCACCCATAATCGACGCAAGAAGGGGTCACGGCTCTCCGATCTCAGGAAGCTTCTGCTCGAGGATACCCCCGAGGATGCGCCTGGTCTGCGGGGGCACCTTCTCAAACGAGACCTCGAGGCCGGCGCCCTCCGCCTGTTCGGCAACGCTCTTGAGAACTAGCGCCCCGGTGTAGTCGATCCGGCCCAGGCTGCCGAGATCGAACACGAGAGCACTCGCATCCTGGTGCTCGGCGAGCAACTGGAGCAGGGCCTCGTTGAGCGGCGGCGCCGACCCGAAGAAGAGCACGCCGCGCGGAGTTAGCCGCAGGGTCTGTCCGTCGAAGCTCGAACCGACGCCGACCTTGATCTCTCTCCACACGTGGATGAGGATTCCCAGCCCAATGCCGGTGATGACGGCGAACTCGACCCGCGGACTGAGGATGAGCGTCAAGGAGAAGGTCGTCCACAACACGGCGGTTTGCGGCTTCGAGTGCTTCCACATCGTCCACAGCGGCGACAGCCGGATGAGTTGGGCAACGGCCGAGATCACGATGGCGCCGAGGATGGCCCGGGGCAGGGGCGACAGAACTCCAGCGACGGGAAGGAACGCCAGCACGACGAGCCCGGAGATCGCTCCGACCCACCGGGTCTTCCCACCGGCCAAGCGGGCTACGGACGAACGAGCAAACGACCCCCCAACGGGAAACCCACCGGAGATCCCCGAAGCGAGGTTGGCGACACCCTGGCTGACGAACTCCCGATCCGGGCTCCAGGTCTGGCGTTCCTGAGCCGCAAAAGTACGTGAAATAGCGGCTGCCTCGGCGAACCCGACCAGGGCAATAACCACCCCACTGACCAACAGCGATGGCAGCGAGCCCCAGGGCAAGTCGAGCGAGAAGGGCGGCAGTCCGGCCGGCACATCTCCCACGATGAGTCCGTCGTAATCGGTCACCACGCTGTAGACAATCCCCAGGATCACGGCGACCAGCACCCCTGGAAACACGCGGTGGAGTTTGCGCCCGCCGAGCACCAGTACGGCGGTCACCAGTGACAACCCGACGGCCGCCGGCTCCCATTCGGATATGTGAATCAGCGCCCACCACGCCTTCTCGAGGATCTGGCCGTCCGGCGCCACCACCCCGACCGCGGTCGGGACCTGCGAAGACAGAATGAGGATGGCGGCCGCCGACGTGAACCCGATCAGCACCGGCTGGGACATGAAGTACGCCAGGAACCCACCGCGGAAAGCGCCGATGAGCGTCCTCACCACTCCGACGACA contains these protein-coding regions:
- a CDS encoding SulP family inorganic anion transporter; protein product: MQSLIARAGRPRPADVIAGLSVAFVLIPQSLANAEIAGVPVYVGLYAAALPSLVAAFFVSSPYLQTGPVALTALLTFGALQGLGAEPGTTEYVALAALLALVVGVVRTLIGAFRGGFLAYFMSQPVLIGFTSAAAILILSSQVPTAVGVVAPDGQILEKAWWALIHISEWEPAAVGLSLVTAVLVLGGRKLHRVFPGVLVAVILGIVYSVVTDYDGLIVGDVPAGLPPFSLDLPWGSLPSLLVSGVVIALVGFAEAAAISRTFAAQERQTWSPDREFVSQGVANLASGISGGFPVGGSFARSSVARLAGGKTRWVGAISGLVVLAFLPVAGVLSPLPRAILGAIVISAVAQLIRLSPLWTMWKHSKPQTAVLWTTFSLTLILSPRVEFAVITGIGLGILIHVWREIKVGVGSSFDGQTLRLTPRGVLFFGSAPPLNEALLQLLAEHQDASALVFDLGSLGRIDYTGALVLKSVAEQAEGAGLEVSFEKVPPQTRRILGGILEQKLPEIGEP
- a CDS encoding RcpC/CpaB family pilus assembly protein, with product MTVEQSKPAHRTRPSLTGRLSMGHLIMVTAGLLAVLVNFALLRARDETSLVAVAVADLVRGTKVSADAFRMVEVQVDPNVLSTLVPAEYLLDLEDRIVARAVAQGELVSVSDFVEAAAPSEQRAMSIPVDRVHATGGMINENDVVDVIGVADGLAEYIVLAAPVLDVAPSSGAGLGSSGQFYVTIAVDSLTALRIASALDGGSIEIIRSTGASEPTQLVFPQPAAPESVSSGEPDAGS
- a CDS encoding molybdenum cofactor guanylyltransferase produces the protein MGAERSFLTQEGANPGPLGVILAGGASTRMGVDKALVVLRGEPLVTHAARALEAVCGEVVVVGREGTLAGIECVPDDRLGPLGPAAGVATALRVSEGRPVLVVAVDQPFLRVETLAGLARQDRTTVPHDEVLQITCALYTPDVFDAVSRAVADGVPLWKAVKAGALIIDEPEWRSWGEDGRSWFSVDTPAALAEGLVRFG
- a CDS encoding helix-turn-helix domain-containing protein, giving the protein MAEDYPPILDAAQVAELLGMNVQMVRMYAREGRIPAYRLPGGRAFKFFRDEVFEFLKAHPAVEAPEEISVEE